A region from the Indicator indicator isolate 239-I01 chromosome 4, UM_Iind_1.1, whole genome shotgun sequence genome encodes:
- the LYSET gene encoding lysosomal enzyme trafficking factor, translating to MMNFRQRMGWIGVGLYLLASAAAFYYVFEINETYNKLALEHIQQHPKEPQEGTTWTHSLKVRLLSLPFWLWTIIFLIPYLQMFLFLYSCTRADPKTVGYCIIPICLAVICNRHQTFVKASNQISRLQLIDT from the coding sequence ATGATGAACTTCCGCCAGAGGATGGGATGGATCGGTGTGGGGTTGTACTTGTTAGCAAGTGCTGCAGCTTTTTATTATGTCTTTGAAATCAATGAAACTTACAACAAACTAGCACTGGAGCACATTCAGCAACACCCCAAGGAGCCACAAGAAGGAACCACATGGACTCACTCGTTAAAAGTACGACTGCTATCCTTGCCTTTTTGGCTGTGGActataatatttttaataccaTATTTACAAATGTTCTTGTTCCTCTATTCCTGTACAAGAGCTGACCCCAAAACTGTCGGATATTGCATCATTCCTATCTGCTTGGCTGTTATTTGCAATCGTCATCAGACATTTGTGAAGGCCTCTAATCAGATCAGTAGATTACAACTGATTGACACTTAG
- the GON7 gene encoding EKC/KEOPS complex subunit GON7 has translation MELVAELRGRDGQTRSVRVPCPAVEGEGGQLRGVRQGLAELQQRVVELLAPLVQEERETAAGGGKRGNVEDDDDDEEEDESEDENNIDTNASADGPPPKRTKVQQP, from the exons ATGGAGCTGGTGGCGGAGCTAAGGGGCCGTGATGGGCAAACACGATCGGTGCGGGTACCGTGCCCGGCAGTGGAGGGTGAGGGCGGCCAGCTGCGCGGTGTACGGCAGGGCCTGGCCGAGCTGCAGCAGCGAGTGGTGGAGCTGCTGGCGCCCCTGGtgcaggaagagagagagacggCGGCCGGAGGCGGGAAACGCG GTAATGTCGAGGATGACGACGATGACGAGGAGGAGGATGAAAGCGAAGACGAAAACAATATCGACACGAATGCGAGCGCAGATGGCCCTCCTCCAAAGAGGACTAAAGTTCAGCAGCCCTGA